A genome region from Gemmatimonadota bacterium includes the following:
- a CDS encoding DUF4397 domain-containing protein: protein MTQTSIHSIRTVRVARRLPWFLASLALVAGSAACGTDTAAGPLQPTGAQGRVRFVNVITDTTRGRVNAILERLPFGVNLTYTQSTPASLAAPNTAPYAAVLTGDRSLVLKRTADTTVTVATIPFAVVEGQDKSIYAIGGAAGSAITPFVTVDTNPAAPATQVRVRVVHLSPTAGNVDIFVTAVGADLAAATPTLSNVAYRAVSGYLTVAPGTYQVRVVPAGTAPAQRAANVAINVAALALTGGTGRTIVAADNARGGAPLQAFVLSDR from the coding sequence ATGACCCAGACATCCATCCACTCCATTCGGACGGTGCGCGTGGCGCGTCGACTTCCGTGGTTCCTCGCCAGCCTCGCCCTCGTGGCCGGGAGCGCCGCCTGCGGCACCGACACGGCCGCCGGCCCGTTGCAGCCGACGGGGGCGCAGGGACGCGTGCGCTTCGTGAACGTCATCACCGACACCACACGCGGGCGGGTGAATGCGATCCTCGAACGCCTCCCATTCGGGGTGAACCTCACCTACACGCAGAGCACGCCCGCCTCGCTCGCCGCTCCCAACACGGCGCCCTATGCGGCGGTCCTCACCGGTGACCGCTCGCTCGTCCTCAAGCGCACCGCCGACACCACGGTGACGGTGGCGACGATCCCGTTCGCCGTCGTCGAAGGACAGGACAAGAGCATCTACGCCATCGGCGGCGCCGCCGGCTCGGCCATCACCCCGTTCGTCACCGTCGACACCAACCCCGCCGCGCCGGCCACCCAGGTGCGGGTACGCGTCGTGCACCTGAGCCCCACCGCAGGGAACGTCGACATCTTCGTCACCGCGGTCGGTGCCGACCTGGCCGCCGCGACCCCCACGCTCTCCAACGTGGCCTACCGCGCCGTCTCCGGGTACCTCACCGTCGCGCCGGGAACGTATCAGGTGCGCGTCGTCCCGGCGGGGACCGCGCCGGCGCAACGCGCCGCCAACGTTGCCATCAACGTCGCCGCGCTCGCCCTCACCGGCGGCACGGGGCGCACGATCGTCGCTGCCGACAATGCCCGCGGCGGCGCCCCGCTGCAGGCCTTCGTGCTGAGCGATCGCTGA
- a CDS encoding RNA polymerase sigma-70 factor, which translates to MTAPLDDDDSSIEGAELDGPELPPPDFPAPAGASSRGDSELVRRLRAGDERALEELFRAYYAGMCAFVRRFVYAPDIAEELVQDVFFKLWSKRESLSEIDALRTYLFRAARNTALNHLRRKKLENAWEEQEAARGEPMTTVATDDDASTDDVARAVNGAIGKLPTRCREIFVMSREGGMTYAEIAHALGISIKTVETQMGRALKSLRVSLAKFRGG; encoded by the coding sequence ATGACCGCACCGCTCGACGACGACGACTCCTCGATAGAAGGGGCTGAGCTGGACGGTCCCGAGCTGCCGCCGCCGGACTTTCCGGCTCCAGCGGGGGCGTCGTCGCGAGGGGATTCCGAGCTCGTCCGTCGTCTGCGCGCGGGTGACGAGCGTGCGCTCGAGGAGCTGTTTCGCGCCTACTACGCCGGGATGTGCGCCTTCGTCCGCCGCTTCGTCTACGCGCCGGACATCGCCGAGGAGCTCGTCCAGGACGTCTTCTTCAAGCTGTGGTCCAAGCGCGAGTCGCTATCGGAAATCGATGCGCTGCGCACGTACCTGTTTCGGGCGGCGCGCAACACCGCCCTCAATCACCTGCGGCGCAAGAAGTTGGAGAACGCGTGGGAGGAGCAGGAGGCGGCGCGCGGCGAGCCGATGACCACGGTGGCCACCGACGACGATGCCTCGACCGACGACGTCGCGCGCGCGGTGAACGGCGCGATCGGCAAGCTCCCCACGCGCTGCCGAGAGATCTTCGTCATGAGTCGCGAAGGGGGGATGACCTACGCGGAGATCGCCCACGCGCTCGGAATCAGCATCAAGACGGTCGAGACCCAGATGGGGCGCGCCCTCAAGTCGTTGCGCGTCTCGCTGGCCAAGTTTCGCGGGGGATAG
- a CDS encoding DUF4974 domain-containing protein produces the protein MQPDFLADNDYDRLARYLAGEGSAVDRAETERWVAGDPARGAALEAMKLAWTTPLPEPAWNVDAAWGKLSSRLAESSPAPRKHSKVSRIDSRRRWWQDTASVMRVAAAAVVIIGGALLLPRLRSSDGGAGQVAAVSPMSFTTASGERRSIKLPDGSLVVLGVSSSLRTRDGYGAGAREVELTGEALFTVVHDEAHPFRVIVGGTVVEDLGTEFAVRSYGDSPQVRVAVASGSVAIRRGATADTAVVLEPRDMATVGEAGRIDVQRGIDVAPFTAFSSGRLIFKDTPLSDVARELERWYGVEARITDSSLADKHLTVEFERETLDEVLRIIGMSLDVRFVRDGNRVEFTGSGFSSTPPSSDAPALVEAGA, from the coding sequence ATGCAACCCGACTTCCTCGCCGACAACGACTACGATCGCCTCGCCCGCTACCTCGCGGGGGAAGGCTCGGCCGTTGACCGGGCTGAGACCGAGCGGTGGGTCGCCGGTGACCCCGCCCGGGGGGCGGCGTTGGAGGCGATGAAGCTCGCCTGGACGACGCCACTCCCCGAGCCCGCGTGGAATGTCGACGCCGCCTGGGGAAAGCTCTCCTCGCGCCTCGCGGAGTCGTCGCCGGCACCTCGAAAGCACTCGAAGGTCTCCAGAATCGACTCACGGCGTCGTTGGTGGCAGGATACTGCTTCCGTGATGCGCGTGGCCGCGGCCGCTGTCGTCATCATCGGAGGGGCGCTGCTCCTCCCCAGGCTTCGCTCGTCGGACGGCGGCGCCGGTCAGGTCGCCGCCGTCTCGCCCATGTCGTTCACCACCGCGTCGGGCGAGCGACGGTCGATCAAGCTCCCCGACGGTTCGCTCGTCGTCCTTGGCGTCTCGTCGTCGCTCAGGACGCGTGACGGGTATGGAGCCGGTGCGCGCGAAGTCGAGCTGACCGGCGAGGCGCTGTTCACCGTCGTGCACGACGAGGCGCACCCCTTCCGGGTGATCGTCGGCGGCACCGTGGTCGAGGACCTCGGGACCGAGTTCGCCGTGCGCAGCTACGGCGACTCCCCGCAGGTTCGCGTGGCGGTCGCCTCGGGGTCGGTCGCCATTCGGCGCGGAGCCACGGCCGACACCGCCGTCGTCCTCGAGCCACGCGACATGGCGACCGTCGGCGAGGCCGGGCGCATCGACGTGCAGCGCGGCATCGATGTCGCCCCCTTCACGGCCTTCTCGTCCGGACGTCTCATCTTCAAGGACACCCCGCTCTCCGACGTCGCCCGCGAACTCGAGCGCTGGTATGGGGTCGAAGCGCGCATCACAGACAGTTCGCTCGCCGACAAGCACCTTACGGTGGAGTTCGAGCGCGAGACCCTGGACGAAGTCCTTCGCATCATTGGCATGAGCCTCGACGTGCGTTTCGTTCGCGACGGAAACCGAGTGGAGTTCACCGGGTCGGGCTTCTCCTCGACGCCGCCCTCGTCCGACGCGCCGGCGCTGGTGGAGGCGGGTGCGTGA
- a CDS encoding methyltransferase domain-containing protein, whose product MSSPLSDEKIIDSWRRNAAPWSTAVREGQIDSRRLVTDRAILEAVMRQAPATALDIGCGEGWLSRALSEHGITTIGVDVIPELVEAARLAAPGGDYRVASYEAIAAGALDVQVDVAVANFSLIGKEAVDALVRRIPSLLVPRGRLIVQTLHPASTLGELPYVDGWRPGSWAGFSPSFTDPAPWFFRTLATWVTLIIESGFVVRELAEPLHPHTLKPASLLIVAEAKP is encoded by the coding sequence ATGTCCTCTCCGCTCAGCGACGAAAAGATCATCGACTCCTGGCGCCGCAACGCCGCTCCGTGGTCCACGGCCGTGCGCGAAGGGCAGATCGACTCGCGCCGCCTGGTCACCGATCGCGCCATCCTCGAGGCGGTGATGCGGCAAGCGCCGGCCACGGCGCTCGACATCGGCTGCGGCGAAGGGTGGCTCTCCCGTGCCCTGAGCGAGCATGGCATAACGACGATCGGTGTCGACGTCATCCCTGAACTGGTCGAGGCCGCGCGCCTCGCCGCCCCCGGGGGAGACTATCGCGTGGCGTCGTACGAGGCGATCGCGGCCGGGGCGCTCGATGTGCAGGTCGACGTCGCGGTGGCCAATTTCTCCCTCATCGGCAAGGAGGCGGTCGACGCGCTCGTACGGCGCATCCCCTCCCTGCTCGTCCCACGTGGGCGCCTGATCGTTCAGACGCTGCATCCGGCGTCGACGCTGGGCGAACTCCCGTATGTTGACGGCTGGCGCCCCGGGTCGTGGGCTGGCTTCAGCCCGAGCTTCACCGACCCGGCCCCGTGGTTCTTCCGCACGCTCGCCACGTGGGTCACCCTCATCATCGAGAGCGGGTTCGTCGTACGCGAGCTCGCCGAGCCGTTGCACCCGCACACGCTCAAGCCGGCATCGCTGCTCATCGTCGCCGAAGCGAAACCGTAG
- a CDS encoding RagB/SusD family nutrient uptake outer membrane protein: MRLIRPFAVAAAAVSMLALAGCSLDLQNPNAPTEEQVTTSPDGVIALATGLQGRFATSYFNYAYMAGLVTDEFAATSAALISISDAEQGAVPSGTGIADNVFNSIYRTVRTADDLLNGANALGAQFDAGTKSGLQVLAYMLKAEALGEAIQSYQKLPIKTFGETAPTYVTRAQALPYVRALLDSAVTILAATPPSAFFTTSILTPGVSLTNTLNLLRARYARMAGDDATALAAANLVARTGTAALSVLTFPAPSVNPYANVTGGTNGIAVRRQWRLSMLPEDRRFQYFVVPSTTLSGRVGALLDPWNRYANPTAPLPVYLPDEALLIKAEALANQNQLSAAQAVLDSVRTDCTGGRGLDDPKACLPALTAPLTQAQLLTEIYTQRRYELLGTGLRWEDARRRGAVRGPFAAPGVPTDAQRCWLPYAVGDRNANPNATFAALPDPAEPSAFPASCPVQ; encoded by the coding sequence ATGCGACTCATCCGACCGTTCGCGGTGGCCGCGGCCGCCGTTTCCATGCTCGCCCTCGCGGGCTGCTCGCTCGACCTGCAGAACCCCAATGCCCCCACCGAGGAGCAAGTCACCACCAGCCCTGACGGCGTGATCGCCCTCGCCACCGGGCTGCAGGGGCGCTTTGCCACCTCGTACTTCAACTACGCCTACATGGCCGGGCTGGTGACCGACGAGTTCGCGGCCACCTCCGCCGCCCTCATCTCCATCAGCGACGCCGAGCAGGGGGCCGTCCCGTCGGGGACCGGCATCGCCGACAACGTGTTCAACTCGATCTACCGCACCGTGCGCACCGCCGACGACCTGCTCAACGGCGCCAACGCGCTGGGGGCGCAGTTCGACGCCGGGACCAAGTCGGGGTTGCAGGTGCTGGCCTACATGCTCAAGGCCGAGGCGTTAGGCGAGGCCATCCAGTCGTACCAGAAGCTCCCGATCAAGACGTTCGGCGAGACGGCACCCACCTACGTCACGCGCGCGCAGGCGCTCCCGTACGTGCGCGCCCTGCTCGACTCGGCCGTCACGATCCTCGCCGCTACCCCGCCCAGCGCGTTCTTCACCACCAGCATCCTCACGCCGGGCGTCTCGCTCACCAACACACTCAACCTGCTGCGCGCGCGTTATGCACGCATGGCCGGTGACGACGCCACCGCGCTGGCGGCGGCCAACCTCGTCGCGCGCACCGGGACCGCCGCCCTGTCGGTGCTCACCTTCCCGGCCCCGAGCGTGAACCCGTACGCCAACGTCACCGGCGGGACCAACGGGATCGCCGTGCGGCGGCAGTGGCGCCTCTCGATGCTCCCGGAGGATCGACGCTTCCAGTACTTCGTGGTGCCGTCGACCACCCTCAGCGGACGCGTCGGTGCGTTGCTCGATCCGTGGAATCGATATGCCAATCCCACCGCTCCGCTCCCCGTCTATCTCCCCGACGAGGCGTTGCTGATCAAGGCCGAGGCTCTGGCCAACCAGAACCAACTCTCGGCGGCGCAGGCCGTGCTCGACTCGGTGCGCACCGACTGCACCGGTGGACGCGGGCTGGATGACCCCAAGGCGTGCCTCCCCGCGCTCACCGCGCCGCTCACCCAGGCGCAGCTGCTGACGGAGATCTACACCCAGCGACGCTACGAACTGTTGGGGACCGGGCTCCGCTGGGAGGATGCGCGCCGTCGCGGCGCCGTGCGCGGGCCGTTCGCCGCCCCCGGCGTCCCGACCGACGCGCAGCGCTGCTGGCTCCCGTACGCCGTCGGCGACCGCAACGCCAACCCCAACGCCACCTTCGCCGCGCTCCCCGATCCTGCGGAGCCCTCCGCCTTCCCCGCCTCATGCCCCGTCCAGTGA
- a CDS encoding zinc-dependent metalloprotease, which translates to MSRLSFSRSAIALSATLAVLGACKTAPPTTAPSPRAPNAGANAPRPTAPTPAAPQGDSARAQIPGFPGAAGATDPAPRPYNRVVTPNAVTRDGLFKTHRIGSRLLFEIPKSALNKDFLLVARAARVPVNAGYGGQQVGPRRVVRWERRDNRILLRNVSYETVADSTTAIARAVRNSNFDLILAAFNVDAYGADSAAVIDVTRLYTAPPSEIGPGNQFRGAPDATRSFIEKVLAFPTNVEVEAVLTIASPPGLPAAQANPFAPAANGTASLVMHWSMVKLPDVPMMPRLADKRIGFFSLSNLDYSRPEQRAQEREYIVRWRLEKKDPSAAKSEPVKPITYYVDPATPDWLKPYVKKGIEQWQVAFEEAGFIKGIVAADAPKDDPNWSPEDARYSVVRWFPSTIENATGPNVNDPRSGEILESDIYMYHNIMNLQRSWYFTQVGHLDARARQWPFPDALMGRLVEFVVAHEVGHTLGFQHDQKGSSTYPVDSVRSKTWVARMGHSPSIMDYSRFNYTAQPEDGIPLDDLIPRIGPWDKYITRWGYTPIPSAKTPDEEWATLDKWSREQDATPWYRFNMSDSRGADPGDHSEAVGDADAVKATGWGIKSIKQIVPLLVPATVQDGKDYEDLSQMYGRLIGQWATELSHVADVVGGTQAQEKYAGQSGPRYVPNSRQHQKDAVKFLNDNAFATPTYFLLDDILRKIEVEGAIRRINGAQGRVLSQLMNDRRLERLIEFDAMAKPGEAYTLAEMAADVRNGIWSELSSGNVRIDAYRRELQRTYLTAVESKINPRPVVMPAGLPAQFAAQFAGARATSDIKSIFRAELRALDGQLAAAAGRATDRTTRAHLDDARAQIKKILDPNS; encoded by the coding sequence ATGTCGCGTTTGTCGTTCTCGCGATCTGCGATCGCCCTCTCGGCGACGCTCGCCGTCCTTGGCGCCTGCAAGACGGCGCCACCGACCACGGCCCCGTCGCCTCGGGCGCCCAATGCCGGCGCCAACGCGCCGCGTCCCACTGCCCCGACCCCGGCGGCACCGCAGGGCGACTCGGCCCGCGCGCAGATCCCCGGCTTTCCGGGCGCGGCGGGGGCGACCGATCCGGCGCCGCGCCCGTACAACCGCGTCGTCACCCCCAACGCCGTCACGCGCGATGGGCTCTTCAAGACGCACCGCATCGGTAGCCGCCTCCTCTTCGAGATCCCGAAGAGCGCGCTGAACAAGGACTTCCTCCTGGTCGCCCGTGCGGCCCGCGTCCCGGTGAACGCCGGCTACGGCGGACAGCAGGTGGGGCCGCGCCGCGTGGTGCGCTGGGAGCGTCGCGACAATCGCATCCTCCTGCGCAACGTCTCCTACGAGACCGTCGCCGACTCGACGACGGCGATCGCCCGCGCCGTGCGCAATTCCAACTTTGACCTGATCCTCGCCGCCTTCAACGTGGATGCCTACGGCGCCGACAGCGCCGCGGTGATCGACGTGACGCGCCTGTACACGGCGCCGCCGAGCGAGATCGGACCGGGGAACCAGTTCCGCGGGGCCCCCGACGCCACCCGCTCGTTCATCGAGAAGGTCCTGGCGTTCCCGACCAACGTCGAAGTCGAGGCGGTGCTGACGATCGCGTCGCCGCCCGGACTGCCGGCGGCCCAGGCCAACCCGTTCGCCCCCGCGGCCAACGGCACGGCGTCGCTCGTCATGCACTGGAGCATGGTGAAGCTCCCCGACGTCCCGATGATGCCGCGCCTGGCCGACAAGCGCATCGGCTTCTTCTCGCTCAGCAACCTCGATTACTCGCGCCCCGAGCAGCGCGCGCAGGAGCGCGAGTACATCGTGCGCTGGCGCCTGGAAAAGAAGGACCCGAGCGCCGCCAAGTCGGAGCCGGTCAAGCCCATCACGTACTACGTCGATCCGGCCACGCCGGACTGGCTCAAGCCCTACGTGAAGAAGGGGATCGAGCAGTGGCAGGTGGCCTTCGAGGAGGCGGGCTTCATCAAGGGGATCGTCGCCGCCGATGCGCCCAAGGACGACCCGAACTGGTCGCCGGAAGATGCGCGCTACTCGGTGGTGCGCTGGTTCCCCTCGACCATCGAGAACGCCACCGGGCCGAACGTGAACGACCCGCGCTCGGGCGAGATCCTCGAGTCGGACATCTACATGTACCACAACATCATGAACCTGCAGCGCTCGTGGTACTTCACGCAGGTGGGGCACCTCGACGCGCGCGCGCGCCAGTGGCCGTTCCCCGACGCGCTGATGGGACGCCTGGTGGAGTTCGTCGTCGCCCACGAAGTCGGGCACACGTTAGGCTTCCAGCACGATCAGAAGGGCTCGTCGACGTATCCGGTCGACTCGGTGCGCTCCAAGACGTGGGTCGCCCGGATGGGGCACTCGCCGTCGATCATGGACTACTCGCGCTTCAACTACACCGCGCAGCCCGAAGACGGCATCCCGCTCGACGACCTGATCCCGCGCATCGGCCCCTGGGACAAGTACATCACGCGCTGGGGCTACACGCCGATCCCGTCGGCCAAGACGCCGGACGAGGAGTGGGCGACGCTCGACAAGTGGTCGCGCGAGCAGGACGCGACCCCCTGGTACCGCTTCAACATGTCCGACTCGCGCGGCGCCGATCCGGGCGACCACAGCGAGGCCGTGGGTGATGCCGACGCCGTGAAGGCGACCGGGTGGGGGATCAAGTCGATCAAGCAGATCGTCCCGCTCCTCGTCCCCGCCACGGTGCAGGACGGCAAGGACTACGAGGACCTGTCGCAGATGTACGGGCGCCTCATCGGCCAGTGGGCGACCGAGCTGTCGCACGTGGCCGACGTGGTGGGCGGGACGCAGGCGCAGGAGAAGTACGCCGGCCAGTCGGGTCCGCGTTACGTCCCCAACTCGCGGCAGCACCAGAAGGACGCGGTGAAGTTCCTCAACGACAACGCCTTCGCCACGCCGACCTACTTCCTGCTCGACGACATCCTGCGGAAGATCGAAGTCGAAGGGGCGATCCGGCGCATCAACGGCGCGCAGGGGCGTGTCCTCAGCCAGCTCATGAACGACCGCCGCCTCGAGCGCCTCATCGAGTTCGATGCGATGGCCAAGCCAGGCGAGGCGTACACGCTGGCCGAGATGGCCGCCGACGTGCGCAACGGCATCTGGAGCGAGCTGTCGTCGGGGAACGTGCGCATCGATGCCTATCGTCGTGAGCTGCAGCGCACCTACCTCACCGCCGTCGAGTCGAAGATCAATCCGCGACCCGTCGTGATGCCCGCCGGCCTCCCGGCGCAGTTCGCCGCGCAGTTTGCCGGGGCGCGCGCCACCAGCGACATCAAGTCGATCTTCCGCGCCGAGCTGCGAGCGCTCGACGGCCAGCTGGCCGCAGCAGCCGGTCGCGCGACCGATCGCACCACGCGCGCGCATCTCGACGATGCCCGCGCGCAGATCAAGAAGATCCTCGACCCCAACAGCTGA
- a CDS encoding TonB-dependent receptor, whose translation MPLPGIRRGLIAALVLATPWLATPWLAAGAQGNTGTIRGRITDAASGRGLGDAQVLVADTRIGALSSADGSFALVSVPVGTRAVTVRRLGYQPVSRTVTIAAGATATLDVSLQVSAVNLSEVVVTGSAAPTEKRKIGTSIASVDSTLITRAVATTIDQALQGKVAGAQISQNSGGPGGGGVSVRLRGTNSFISGSDPLYIVDGVIIDNGSAQLADLGTRANPQNRLADLNPADIERIEIIRGAAAAALYGSRANNGVVQIFTKKGTIGKPRFGLNLRYATNELRAQQPFNFYPYNEAGLPVQRFNYQDDIFQRAPASEANLTVEGGNDQTRYFISGNFSDEDGIMRSTSSRRSGARINLQQQLASRLIANVTANYVNTQNQVQAFGEQNSYGIMGSLFFAPTNVDFRPVNGIYPLPPALGTNPLLAIDRIRNPQVIDRFIGSTKLTWTPIPALLLDYTLGIDNIGFEQRQFIPRGAVLGTSLLATGQSQSAWQGNRVINQDGVATYSWPALGTMELRTTGGFNFTQQQVRTTLASANGLAPVGDLVSAGSVFSAGQTEVELRTLGFYAQQEVSFADKLFLSAAARYDASSTFAPSERWQLFPKFSASYVLVDNRSGLFNNLRLRGALGWAGSQPGIVNAYSQFVTFAQSPFAGRPGFVNDVTFGNPTLRNERAREWELGTEVGFLNGRVGGEVTYYDRIVDDLLFFRPLPTSTGFSRQFFPIGSMSNKGIEVLLRTTNVDQPNFQWSSTATYTKNTNLVESLSIQDFQSAGGYPNRIRTGQPAGVFYGSYAARNCVTGALLLDSLGRYRRSNQTVDMGTAAQRRAISGGTCNDSLNNVIGDPNPSFLASLLNEMTLFKKLRLRVLLDGVFGNDIMNLSTRAQNAGVASNSKEMERELLPYGDPRKLPPGFNSRTQGIFEYWIEDGSFVKLREFSASYTFDQPFVKRVVRDGIALTLSGRNLWVWTDYSGYDPEINLFGTNAGGLGSAQTTAADRGFDFGGYPIPRVWSISARFTY comes from the coding sequence ATGCCCCTCCCTGGTATACGACGCGGCCTCATCGCCGCCCTCGTCCTCGCCACCCCGTGGCTCGCTACCCCATGGCTCGCCGCTGGCGCGCAGGGGAACACGGGGACGATTCGCGGACGCATCACCGACGCCGCCTCCGGGCGCGGACTGGGTGACGCCCAGGTCCTCGTCGCCGACACGCGCATCGGGGCGTTGAGCTCCGCCGACGGAAGCTTCGCCCTCGTCAGCGTCCCGGTCGGGACGCGCGCAGTAACGGTTCGCCGCCTGGGCTACCAGCCCGTCTCCCGCACCGTCACCATCGCGGCCGGGGCCACTGCAACGCTCGACGTGTCGCTGCAGGTGAGCGCGGTCAACCTCTCCGAGGTCGTCGTCACCGGCTCGGCCGCCCCCACCGAGAAGCGGAAGATCGGGACGAGCATCGCCTCGGTCGACTCGACGCTCATCACGCGCGCCGTCGCGACCACGATCGACCAGGCGCTGCAGGGGAAGGTGGCCGGTGCGCAGATCTCGCAGAACTCCGGCGGCCCCGGCGGCGGCGGCGTCTCCGTACGACTGCGCGGGACCAACTCCTTCATCTCCGGCTCCGACCCGCTGTACATCGTCGACGGCGTCATCATCGACAACGGCTCGGCGCAGCTCGCCGACCTCGGCACGCGCGCCAACCCGCAGAACCGCCTGGCCGACCTCAATCCGGCCGACATCGAGCGCATCGAGATCATTCGCGGCGCGGCGGCGGCGGCGCTCTACGGCTCGCGCGCCAACAACGGCGTGGTGCAGATCTTCACCAAGAAGGGGACGATCGGCAAGCCGCGGTTTGGGCTCAACCTGCGCTACGCCACCAACGAGTTGCGCGCGCAGCAGCCATTCAACTTCTATCCGTACAACGAGGCCGGGCTTCCGGTCCAGCGCTTCAACTACCAGGACGACATCTTCCAGCGGGCGCCGGCCAGCGAGGCCAACCTCACCGTCGAGGGGGGCAACGACCAGACGCGCTACTTCATCAGCGGGAACTTCAGCGATGAAGACGGGATCATGCGCTCCACGTCGTCGCGTCGCTCGGGGGCGCGCATCAACCTGCAGCAGCAGCTCGCGTCGCGCCTCATCGCCAACGTCACGGCCAACTACGTCAACACGCAGAACCAGGTCCAGGCCTTCGGCGAGCAGAACAGCTACGGCATCATGGGGTCGCTCTTCTTCGCCCCCACCAACGTCGACTTCCGCCCGGTCAACGGGATCTACCCCCTCCCGCCGGCGCTCGGCACCAACCCGCTCCTGGCCATCGATCGCATCCGCAATCCGCAGGTGATCGACCGGTTCATCGGCTCCACCAAGCTCACCTGGACGCCGATCCCGGCGCTCCTGCTCGACTATACGTTAGGCATCGACAACATCGGCTTCGAGCAGCGGCAGTTCATCCCCCGCGGCGCCGTGCTCGGCACCTCGCTCCTGGCCACCGGGCAGTCGCAATCGGCGTGGCAGGGCAACCGGGTCATCAACCAGGACGGGGTCGCGACGTACAGCTGGCCGGCCCTCGGCACGATGGAGCTGCGCACCACGGGCGGCTTCAACTTTACGCAGCAACAGGTGCGCACCACGCTGGCCTCGGCCAACGGCCTTGCCCCGGTCGGCGACCTTGTGAGTGCCGGCTCGGTCTTCTCCGCCGGGCAGACCGAGGTCGAGCTCCGCACGCTGGGCTTCTATGCGCAGCAGGAGGTGTCGTTCGCCGACAAGCTCTTCCTCAGCGCCGCCGCCCGGTACGACGCGTCGTCGACCTTCGCCCCGTCCGAGCGCTGGCAGCTCTTCCCCAAGTTCTCGGCCTCGTACGTCCTGGTCGACAATCGCTCGGGACTGTTCAACAACCTGCGCCTGCGCGGCGCCCTGGGATGGGCGGGTTCGCAGCCGGGGATCGTCAACGCCTATTCGCAGTTTGTCACCTTTGCCCAGAGCCCCTTCGCCGGACGCCCGGGCTTCGTCAACGACGTCACCTTCGGCAACCCGACGCTGCGCAACGAACGCGCGCGCGAATGGGAGCTGGGGACCGAGGTCGGCTTCCTCAACGGGCGCGTGGGCGGTGAGGTCACCTACTACGACCGCATCGTCGACGACCTCCTCTTCTTCCGACCGCTCCCCACCAGCACCGGCTTCTCACGCCAGTTCTTCCCCATCGGGAGCATGTCCAACAAGGGGATCGAGGTGTTGCTGCGTACCACCAACGTCGACCAGCCCAACTTCCAGTGGTCGTCGACGGCGACCTACACGAAGAACACGAACCTGGTCGAGTCGCTGTCCATCCAGGACTTCCAGTCGGCCGGCGGCTATCCCAATCGCATTCGCACGGGGCAGCCGGCGGGCGTGTTCTACGGCTCGTACGCCGCGCGCAACTGCGTCACCGGCGCACTCTTGCTCGACTCGTTGGGACGCTATCGCCGCAGCAACCAGACGGTGGACATGGGGACCGCGGCCCAGCGGCGTGCCATCTCCGGCGGCACCTGCAACGATTCGCTCAACAACGTCATCGGTGACCCGAACCCGTCGTTCCTGGCGTCGCTCCTCAACGAGATGACGCTGTTCAAGAAGCTCCGCCTGCGCGTCCTGCTCGACGGCGTCTTCGGCAACGACATCATGAACCTGTCGACCCGCGCCCAGAACGCCGGCGTCGCCAGCAACTCCAAGGAGATGGAGCGCGAACTCCTCCCCTACGGCGATCCGCGCAAGCTCCCGCCGGGCTTCAACTCCCGCACGCAGGGGATCTTCGAGTACTGGATCGAGGACGGAAGCTTCGTGAAGCTGCGCGAGTTCTCCGCCAGCTACACGTTCGACCAGCCGTTCGTGAAGCGCGTCGTCCGCGACGGCATCGCCCTCACCCTGTCCGGGCGCAACCTGTGGGTCTGGACCGACTACAGCGGCTACGACCCCGAGATCAACCTCTTCGGCACCAACGCCGGCGGGCTTGGCTCGGCGCAGACGACCGCCGCCGACCGCGGCTTCGACTTCGGTGGCTACCCCATCCCGCGCGTGTGGTCGATCAGTGCGCGATTCACGTACTGA